In one window of Eleutherodactylus coqui strain aEleCoq1 chromosome 10, aEleCoq1.hap1, whole genome shotgun sequence DNA:
- the ZBTB12 gene encoding zinc finger and BTB domain-containing protein 12, with protein MTSPYDVLRFQLPGHEAATLRSMNQLRTEERFCDVTVLADGLKFRGHRVVLAACSPFLRDQFLLNPGSELQVSLMHGPRVVSDLLLSCYTGLLEFTVRDIVNYLTAASYLQMEHIVEKCRQALTQFIDPQIGLREPKSMPSRGATSTTTTSTMRPIRPAETSKPMKADESEEEMLMMAEEEEDEEEEESSSNICIVKVEAGMSGGAGGKGGRSWRKGKEEHNLVAQPEEALVNSTVEGETGDGAVQQGVMKAIYSDEVEGGEGVLIIPSSYHEEEEEVLDGGIGGCQSSVVMDGNAKSSIGGPGGSFLGTMVIGDARFGNRRLLRCTKCEETFQGVEKLVFHMRAQHFVFMCPRCGKQFNHSSNLNRHMNVHRGVKSHTCNICGKCFTQKSTLHDHLNLHSGERPYRCSYCDVRFAHKPAIRRHLKEQHGKTTAQNVLEAGVVEMNISAHNALESGVPDINIMMG; from the coding sequence ATGACGTCTCCCTACGATGTCCTTCGCTTCCAGCTTCCCGGCCATGAAGCAGCCACATTGAGGAGCATGAACCAGCTGAGGACGGAGGAACGCTTCTGTGATGTAACTGTTCTTGCCGATGGACTCAAGTTCAGAGGGCACCGTGTGGTACTTGCTGCCTGCTCTCCTTTCCTTAGAGACCAGTTTCTTCTAAATCCTGGCTCTGAACTCCAAGTTTCCCTCATGCATGGACCAAGGGTTGTATCGGACCTTCTACTGTCTTGTTACACTGgactactggaattcacagtcaGGGATATTGTAAACTACCTAACCGCCGCCAGTTATCTGCAGATGGAACACATTGTTGAAAAGTGCCGCCAAGCTCTCACGCAGTTTATTGATCCACAGATAGGCCTGAGGGAGCCAAAAAGCATGCCGTCTCGTGGTGCCACGTCAACAACCACCACAAGTACAATGCGCCCCATTCGTCCTGCTGAAACCTCCAAGCCTATGAAAGCGGATGAGAGTGAAGAGGAGATGTTGATGATGGcagaagaggaagaagatgaggaggaggaggaatcatCTTCGAATATTTGTATAGTGAAAGTGGAAGCTGGTATGAGTGGTGGAGCCGGAGGAAAAGGAGGTCGATCTTGGAGGAAAGGAAAAGAGGAGCATAATTTAGTAGCACAACCAGAAGAAGCTCTGGTAAATTCTACAGTAGAGGGAGAGACTGGGGATGGAGCTGTCCAACAAGGAGTCATGAAGGCCATCTACAGTGATGAAGTGGAAGGTGGTGAAGGTGTGCTGATCATACCCAGTAGCTATcatgaagaagaggaagaggtgcTGGATGGAGGAATTGGTGGGTGCCAAAGTAGCGTTGTGATGGATGGAAATGCTAAAAGTTCTATCGGTGGACCAGGAGGCTCATTCCTTGGCACAATGGTTATCGGTGATGCCAGGTTTGGCAACAGACGATTATTAAGATGCACTAAATGTGAAGAAACTTTCCAAGGTGTGGAGAAACTTGTCTTTCATATGCGGGCGCAACACTTTGTCTTCATGTGTCCACGTTGCGGCAAGCAGTTCAATCACAGCAGTAACCTTAACCGACACATGAACGTACACAGGGGCGTAAAGTCCCACACCTGCAATATATGCGGTAAATGCTTTACACAAAAATCTACTCTTCATGACCACTTAAACCTGCACAGCGGTGAGAGGCCGTACCGCTGTTCTTACTGTGATGTGCGATTTGCCCACAAGCCGGCCATAAGACGTCACCTCAAGGAACAGCATGGGAAGACCACTGCACAGAATGTCTTAGAGGCCGGTGTGGTGGAGATGAATATTTCTGCACACAATGCCCTGGAATCTGGGGTACCTGATATAAATATAATGATGGGGTAG